Proteins from one Argopecten irradians isolate NY chromosome 15, Ai_NY, whole genome shotgun sequence genomic window:
- the LOC138308600 gene encoding putative protein FAM47C, translating into MENVMTVIVTLKVWRMYGSDMSKLHYAPQPTPPETTVSKLYYAPQPTPPETTVSKPHYAPQPTHTETTVSKLHYALQPTHPETTVSKLHYAPQPTPPETTVSKLHYAPQPTPPETTVSKLYYAPQPTPPETTVSKLYYAPQPTSRKPQCLNSTTLQNLHPRKPQCLNSTTLHNLHPGNHSV; encoded by the exons atggAGAAtgtaatgacagtgatagtaacccttaaAGTATGGAGGATgtacggcagtgata tgtctaaactccactacgctccACAACCTACACCCCcggaaaccacagtgtctaaactctACTACGCTCCACAACCTACACCCCcggaaaccacagtgtctaaacCCCACTACGCCCCACAACCTACACACACAgaaaccacagtgtctaaactccactacgctcTACAACCTACACACCCAgaaaccacagtgtctaaactccactacgctccACAACCTACACCCCcggaaaccacagtgtctaaactccactacgctccACAACCTACACCCCcggaaaccacagtgtctaaactctACTACGCTCCACAACCTACACCCCcggaaaccacagtgtctaaactctACTACGCTCCACAACCTACATCCcggaaaccacagtgtctaaactccactacgctccAAAACCTACACCCCcggaaaccacagtgtctaaactctACTACGCTCCACAACCTACACCCcggaaaccacagtgtctaa